The Kosakonia sacchari SP1 genome includes a window with the following:
- a CDS encoding glutathionylspermidine synthase family protein has product MERISITERPDWREKATEYGFNFHTMYGEPYWCEDAYYKLTLAQVEKLEDVTAELHQMCLKVVEKVVASDELMAKFRIPKHTWSFVRQSWATHQPSLYSRLDLAWDGVGEPKLLENNADTPTSLYEAAFFQWIWLEDQLNAGNLPQGSDQFNSLQEKLIERFAELREQHGFQLLHFTCCRDTVEDRGTVQYLQDCAAEAELASEFLYIEDIGLGEKGQFTDLQDQVIGNLFKLYPWEYMLREVFSTKLEDAGVRWLEPAWKSIISNKALLPMLWEMFPDHPNLLPAYFAEDGHPEMEKYVVKPIFSREGANVSIIENGKTVEAVEGPYGEEGMIVQQFCPLPKFGDSYTLIGSWLINDQPAGIGIREDRALITQDLSRFYPHVFVE; this is encoded by the coding sequence ATGGAAAGAATCAGTATTACCGAGCGCCCGGACTGGCGCGAAAAAGCCACCGAGTACGGCTTCAATTTTCACACCATGTACGGCGAGCCCTACTGGTGTGAGGACGCCTATTACAAGCTGACGCTTGCGCAGGTCGAGAAGCTGGAAGACGTGACCGCAGAATTGCATCAGATGTGCCTGAAGGTGGTGGAGAAAGTTGTCGCCAGCGATGAGCTGATGGCGAAGTTTCGCATTCCTAAGCACACCTGGAGTTTTGTGCGCCAGTCATGGGCCACGCATCAGCCCTCTTTGTATTCGCGCCTCGATCTCGCCTGGGATGGCGTGGGCGAACCCAAGCTGCTGGAAAACAATGCTGATACGCCGACTTCACTGTATGAAGCAGCGTTCTTCCAGTGGATTTGGCTGGAAGATCAGCTCAATGCCGGCAACCTGCCGCAAGGCAGCGATCAGTTTAATAGCCTGCAAGAGAAGCTGATTGAGCGCTTTGCCGAGTTGCGTGAGCAGCACGGTTTTCAGCTGCTGCATTTCACCTGCTGTCGCGATACGGTCGAAGATCGCGGTACGGTGCAGTATTTGCAGGATTGTGCGGCAGAAGCGGAACTGGCGTCCGAATTTCTTTATATCGAAGATATCGGTCTCGGGGAAAAAGGCCAGTTCACAGATTTGCAAGACCAGGTGATTGGTAACCTGTTTAAGCTCTATCCGTGGGAATACATGTTGCGCGAAGTGTTCTCTACCAAGCTGGAAGACGCAGGCGTACGCTGGCTGGAACCCGCCTGGAAAAGCATTATTTCCAACAAAGCACTGTTGCCGATGTTGTGGGAAATGTTCCCGGATCACCCGAACTTGCTGCCGGCTTATTTTGCCGAAGACGGGCACCCGGAGATGGAAAAATACGTTGTTAAACCTATTTTCTCCCGCGAAGGTGCCAATGTGTCGATCATTGAAAACGGCAAAACGGTCGAAGCCGTCGAAGGGCCGTACGGCGAAGAAGGCATGATCGTGCAGCAGTTCTGCCCGCTACCCAAATTCGGCGACAGCTATACACTGATTGGCAGTTGGCTTATCAACGATCAACCCGCCGGGATCGGCATTCGCGAAGATCGCGCATTGATAACGCAGGATCTCTCCCGCTTCTATCCGCACGTCTTTGTGGAATAA
- a CDS encoding DUF1190 family protein, producing the protein MKRTKNIQHATFRKSWSARHLTPVALAVTAVFMLAGCEKSDETVSLYQNADDCSSANPGKSAECTTAYNNALKEAERTAPKYATREDCVAEFGEGQCQAAPVQAGVAPENQAQAQSSGSFWMPLMAGYMMGRMMGGGAGFAQQPLFSSRNPASPAYGQYTDASGKGYGAAQPGRTINVPKTAMAPKPATTTTVTRGGFGESVAKQSTMQRSASGTTTRSMGG; encoded by the coding sequence ATGAAACGGACAAAAAACATCCAACACGCGACGTTCCGCAAAAGCTGGAGCGCACGCCATCTGACGCCTGTCGCGCTGGCGGTTACCGCCGTTTTTATGCTGGCGGGTTGTGAAAAAAGTGACGAGACAGTTTCCCTGTATCAAAACGCGGATGATTGCTCATCAGCAAACCCGGGGAAAAGCGCCGAATGTACCACCGCGTACAACAACGCGCTGAAAGAAGCCGAGCGTACCGCACCGAAATATGCCACGCGTGAAGATTGCGTCGCCGAGTTCGGTGAAGGTCAGTGCCAGGCAGCACCGGTGCAGGCGGGCGTAGCGCCGGAAAACCAAGCTCAGGCGCAGTCCAGCGGCAGCTTCTGGATGCCGCTAATGGCCGGTTACATGATGGGCCGGATGATGGGCGGCGGCGCGGGTTTTGCGCAGCAGCCGCTATTCAGTTCGCGTAACCCGGCAAGCCCGGCTTATGGTCAATACACCGATGCTTCCGGTAAAGGCTACGGCGCAGCGCAGCCGGGCCGTACCATCAACGTGCCGAAAACGGCGATGGCACCGAAACCGGCGACCACCACCACGGTAACGCGCGGCGGCTTTGGTGAGTCTGTGGCGAAGCAGAGCACCATGCAGCGTAGCGCCAGCGGTACAACCACCCGTTCAATGGGCGGCTAA